A genomic segment from Bacillus cereus G9842 encodes:
- a CDS encoding alpha/beta fold hydrolase, whose translation MLLRSYTPQFYTENKQLIPNSIATIESVMINNRKQTLLMRGQNVEQPILLCCHGGPGMAQIGFIRHFQKELEKHFIVINWDQRGAGKSFSMKDFGANFTIEQFVSDAKEVIQYALKRFNKQKLFLAGHSWGSIIGLNIAHQYPKYIEAYIGIGQIVHMKQNEELLYQHLISSAKKHDHKKALASLLKLGKPPFLDMRRLIIQRKWLGTFGGAIQNGSSFSFIRKGFFSPEYTLLDWFKFLAGNLKSGVLWEEMLTIDFFSSISSLSIPVYFCSGRYDYQTPYALVQEYCDIIEAPIKKMIWFPNSAHSPDLEEPELFANSLQSIKQELAFQH comes from the coding sequence ATGCTTTTGCGTAGCTATACCCCTCAGTTCTATACTGAAAACAAACAACTCATTCCTAATAGTATCGCTACGATAGAAAGCGTTATGATTAATAATCGAAAACAAACTCTCCTTATGCGTGGGCAAAACGTAGAGCAGCCTATTTTATTATGCTGCCATGGTGGACCCGGCATGGCACAAATCGGATTTATTCGTCATTTTCAAAAAGAATTAGAGAAGCACTTTATTGTTATTAATTGGGATCAGCGCGGGGCGGGTAAATCTTTTTCAATGAAAGATTTCGGAGCAAATTTTACAATCGAACAATTCGTTTCCGATGCAAAAGAAGTGATTCAATATGCACTTAAAAGGTTCAACAAACAAAAACTATTTCTCGCTGGTCATTCTTGGGGAAGTATTATTGGGCTTAACATAGCACATCAATATCCAAAGTATATCGAGGCTTACATCGGTATTGGGCAAATTGTACATATGAAACAAAATGAAGAATTGCTATATCAACATTTAATTAGTTCTGCAAAAAAACATGATCATAAAAAAGCATTAGCTTCCCTTTTAAAATTAGGAAAACCACCATTTTTAGATATGAGACGTCTTATTATTCAAAGAAAGTGGCTTGGCACATTCGGAGGAGCAATCCAAAACGGATCTTCCTTTTCTTTCATACGAAAAGGTTTCTTTTCTCCTGAATATACGCTATTAGATTGGTTCAAGTTTCTCGCAGGAAATTTAAAATCTGGCGTTTTATGGGAAGAAATGCTGACAATCGATTTCTTTTCTTCTATCTCAAGTTTATCTATTCCAGTTTATTTTTGTTCTGGTCGCTATGATTATCAAACTCCTTATGCACTCGTTCAGGAATATTGCGATATTATTGAAGCGCCTATAAAAAAAATGATTTGGTTCCCAAATTCAGCACATTCTCCTGATCTAGAAGAACCAGAATTATTCGCCAATTCTTTGCAATCAATTAAACAAGAGCTAGCTTTTCAGCATTAG
- a CDS encoding Na+/H+ antiporter family protein, which produces MNAVLVAVAIMLLLSLLRVQVIVAIIVGALTGGIIGGLGISETINTFTTGLGNSAPIALSYAMLGGFAISLSKTGLPDAMIQTALKWIGNEQDTKKQVYSKILILFIILTMACFSQNVIPVHIAFIPILIPALLKVLNELKVDRRLVTCIITFGLITPYMWIPAGFGKIYHDVLQTNAAQSGLTFDVTLIPKAMTIPALGMIIGLCVAVFITYRKPRTYETEQIHTTENEIVPYTKRSITFGLLSIIATLTVQLTTESMIFGALAGIIVLSVSGSLPLKEADAILTSGMRMMSFIGFVMIAAAGFGAVLRKTGHVESLVQTSAHIIGNNKPLAAFLMLVIGLLVTMGIGSSFSTIPILTTIFVPLCIQLGFSPMATIAIIGTAGALGDAGSPASDSTLGPTSGLNADGQHHHIWDTCVPTFLHYNIPLLIFGFIAAITL; this is translated from the coding sequence ATGAACGCTGTACTCGTCGCAGTAGCAATTATGCTATTGCTTAGTTTGTTACGTGTCCAGGTCATTGTCGCCATCATTGTTGGAGCTTTAACAGGCGGAATTATCGGCGGACTCGGTATTTCAGAAACGATTAACACTTTTACAACTGGTCTTGGAAACAGTGCTCCAATCGCTTTAAGTTATGCAATGCTTGGTGGTTTCGCTATTTCCCTTTCCAAAACAGGACTTCCAGATGCTATGATTCAAACTGCATTAAAATGGATTGGCAATGAACAAGACACGAAAAAACAAGTTTATTCTAAAATACTTATTTTATTCATTATTTTAACGATGGCTTGTTTCTCACAAAATGTGATTCCTGTTCACATTGCTTTCATCCCCATCTTAATTCCAGCACTTTTAAAAGTATTAAATGAGCTGAAAGTGGATCGAAGACTTGTCACGTGTATTATTACATTTGGATTAATTACTCCTTATATGTGGATCCCTGCAGGGTTCGGAAAAATTTATCATGACGTATTGCAAACCAACGCTGCGCAAAGCGGTCTTACATTTGATGTCACACTTATTCCAAAAGCAATGACTATTCCAGCACTCGGTATGATTATTGGATTATGTGTAGCGGTATTCATTACGTACCGAAAACCTCGTACGTATGAAACAGAACAAATTCATACTACCGAAAATGAGATCGTTCCCTATACAAAACGTAGCATTACTTTCGGGTTATTATCTATCATTGCTACATTAACTGTTCAATTAACAACAGAATCAATGATTTTCGGTGCTTTAGCAGGTATTATCGTCTTATCAGTAAGTGGTAGTCTACCACTTAAAGAAGCAGATGCGATATTAACAAGCGGAATGCGTATGATGTCCTTTATTGGCTTTGTTATGATTGCTGCCGCTGGATTCGGCGCTGTTCTTCGAAAAACAGGACATGTTGAATCTCTGGTGCAAACGAGTGCACATATAATCGGAAATAACAAACCACTCGCTGCATTTCTTATGCTTGTTATTGGACTTCTCGTTACGATGGGAATTGGTTCATCCTTTTCAACCATCCCTATCTTAACAACAATTTTTGTACCTCTGTGCATTCAGCTTGGATTTAGTCCGATGGCTACAATTGCAATTATTGGTACAGCCGGAGCGCTAGGTGACGCAGGATCTCCAGCATCAGATAGTACCCTCGGACCAACATCCGGTTTAAATGCTGATGGTCAGCACCATCATATATGGGATACATGTGTACCCACTTTTCTACATTACAATATACCGTTACTTATATTTGGCTTTATTGCCGCAATTACATTATAA
- a CDS encoding LacI family DNA-binding transcriptional regulator → MATIRDVAKLAGVSVATVSRVINEKGYVHEDTVKQVKEAIEELRYRPNSAAKPLFKENSTIIALLVDNLYDPSNITLLHCIEEIAYKEGYQIIVCNIENKDRYIYMLKENNVAGVILTKSVFKSIGEIPFPFVVIDEQQSHGNYYESGQRAVSLLKEKGCHFLAYFGEGEESEEMEDHIAGFLDTVWDEGISYREECVQGYTNKQFITLLRNNPYIDGIVTSSDQIAIELIRSARFVNIHVPDKLKIVGPNGSIECEWIGSSLPAIESYVKDNGKVAFQQLKGKIKK, encoded by the coding sequence GTGGCAACTATACGTGATGTTGCAAAATTGGCAGGTGTTTCAGTCGCAACCGTTTCACGAGTTATTAATGAAAAAGGATATGTTCATGAGGACACAGTAAAACAAGTAAAGGAAGCAATTGAAGAATTACGTTATAGGCCAAACAGTGCAGCGAAGCCACTATTTAAAGAGAATTCAACGATAATTGCATTACTTGTAGATAATCTATATGACCCATCAAACATCACTTTGCTACATTGTATTGAGGAAATAGCATATAAAGAAGGATATCAAATCATTGTTTGTAATATAGAGAATAAAGATAGATACATATATATGTTGAAGGAGAATAACGTTGCAGGTGTTATTTTAACAAAATCCGTTTTTAAAAGTATAGGAGAAATTCCATTTCCGTTTGTTGTGATTGATGAGCAACAATCACATGGAAATTATTATGAAAGTGGACAGAGGGCTGTTTCTTTATTAAAAGAGAAAGGGTGTCACTTTCTTGCATATTTCGGTGAGGGAGAAGAAAGTGAAGAAATGGAAGATCATATAGCAGGTTTTTTAGATACTGTTTGGGATGAAGGAATCTCTTATCGAGAAGAATGTGTACAAGGGTATACAAATAAACAGTTTATTACATTATTGCGAAACAATCCGTATATAGATGGAATTGTAACCTCAAGTGATCAGATTGCTATTGAGTTAATTCGGTCAGCAAGATTTGTAAATATACATGTACCAGATAAATTAAAAATTGTTGGACCGAATGGGAGCATAGAGTGTGAATGGATAGGTTCATCACTACCGGCAATTGAAAGCTATGTCAAAGATAACGGAAAAGTAGCTTTTCAACAATTAAAAGGAAAAATAAAAAAGTAA
- a CDS encoding GNAT family N-acetyltransferase, translating to MVHIQKITPTMKETIRMFMCENWGSSLMVSRGKGHQLEELPGFVAFSNDRIIGIITYEVTGNMCEIISLDSIEERKGIGKKLVDCVLQVAEEERCRQVCLITTNDNMNALRFYQKRNFVMTNLYVNAVEEARKIKKEIPRIGYDNIPILHEIQLEYRLVK from the coding sequence ATGGTGCATATACAAAAAATTACGCCAACGATGAAAGAAACAATTCGAATGTTTATGTGTGAGAACTGGGGAAGTTCATTGATGGTTTCACGTGGTAAGGGGCATCAATTAGAAGAGTTGCCAGGATTTGTTGCGTTTTCTAATGACAGAATAATCGGAATTATAACGTATGAAGTGACTGGAAATATGTGTGAAATTATATCGTTAGATAGTATTGAAGAAAGAAAAGGAATAGGGAAGAAGCTTGTGGATTGTGTATTGCAAGTTGCAGAAGAAGAACGGTGCAGGCAGGTTTGTCTTATTACAACAAATGATAATATGAATGCGTTACGATTTTACCAAAAACGTAATTTTGTAATGACTAATTTATATGTGAATGCGGTAGAGGAGGCACGAAAAATAAAGAAAGAAATTCCACGTATTGGATATGATAATATCCCAATTTTACATGAAATTCAGTTGGAGTATCGTTTAGTGAAATGA
- a CDS encoding alpha/beta hydrolase: MKRFFAALFTVLGAITALGIFFTNKVMYLKKKTEEEVLERETKKHFRIEDFDALHKEEIHIPSQFGYDLHGYYIPAGHSNKFMIFCHGVTVNKMNSVKYARLFLNRGYNVVIYDHRRHGKTGGKTTSYGYYEKHDLKSVVDWLKSRFGTNITLGIHGESMGAATLLQYAGLVEDGADFYIADCPFSDFHGQLQHRLKVEFHLPKWPLLPLANAFLKVRDGYTIREVSPIDCIKNINNPILFIHSKDDDYILADMTKSLYEAKENNKQLYIAERGAHACSYNENKEEYEAAIDQFLNTYVKETKNRLA; this comes from the coding sequence ATGAAACGTTTTTTTGCAGCATTGTTTACTGTACTAGGTGCGATAACAGCCCTTGGGATTTTCTTTACAAATAAAGTGATGTATTTAAAGAAAAAAACAGAGGAAGAAGTACTCGAAAGAGAAACGAAAAAACATTTTCGTATAGAAGATTTTGATGCTCTTCATAAAGAAGAAATTCATATTCCTTCACAATTCGGATATGATCTTCACGGCTATTACATTCCTGCTGGTCATTCCAATAAGTTTATGATTTTTTGTCACGGCGTAACTGTAAATAAAATGAACTCTGTAAAATATGCAAGGTTATTTTTAAACAGAGGGTATAATGTCGTTATTTATGATCATCGTCGTCATGGTAAAACTGGCGGAAAAACAACAAGCTATGGATACTATGAAAAACATGATTTAAAATCTGTAGTTGACTGGCTAAAAAGTCGCTTTGGAACAAATATAACACTCGGTATTCATGGTGAATCTATGGGAGCTGCAACACTTCTTCAATACGCAGGACTTGTAGAAGATGGTGCTGATTTCTATATTGCAGATTGTCCTTTCTCTGATTTTCACGGACAATTACAGCACCGTTTAAAGGTTGAATTCCATTTACCAAAATGGCCTTTATTACCTTTAGCAAATGCTTTTTTAAAAGTGCGTGACGGTTATACGATTCGCGAAGTTTCACCAATTGATTGTATAAAAAATATTAACAATCCCATCCTCTTTATTCATAGTAAAGATGATGATTATATTTTAGCTGATATGACGAAATCACTATATGAAGCAAAAGAAAACAATAAACAACTTTATATTGCAGAACGTGGTGCACACGCTTGCTCTTATAACGAAAATAAAGAAGAGTACGAAGCAGCCATCGATCAATTTTTAAACACATATGTGAAAGAAACAAAAAACAGGCTTGCATAA
- a CDS encoding DUF2552 family protein, with amino-acid sequence MDKQLHTLRNIANERTWASFLNDNHPYSLLHWSIAGVGQEAKDVWLLQDEVTFQTTEFPTLDDAMQWISENMEQVTDVLAQ; translated from the coding sequence ATGGATAAACAATTACATACATTACGAAACATTGCAAATGAGCGCACGTGGGCATCATTTTTGAATGATAATCATCCATATAGTTTGTTACATTGGTCCATTGCAGGTGTAGGGCAAGAGGCAAAGGATGTTTGGTTACTTCAAGATGAAGTAACATTTCAAACGACAGAATTCCCAACGTTAGATGATGCAATGCAATGGATTTCTGAAAATATGGAACAAGTTACAGACGTTTTAGCGCAATAA
- a CDS encoding CDGSH iron-sulfur domain-containing protein, which produces MAKVQIKVNDNGSFRVTGDVELVDSQGNVFPAKPAFSLCRCGLSKNMPYCDASHKGKFESVVRAPEAE; this is translated from the coding sequence TTGGCAAAAGTACAAATTAAAGTAAATGATAATGGCTCTTTTCGCGTTACAGGGGACGTGGAATTAGTCGACTCACAAGGGAATGTATTCCCAGCAAAACCGGCATTTTCTTTATGCCGTTGTGGTTTATCAAAAAATATGCCTTATTGCGACGCTTCGCATAAAGGTAAATTCGAGTCTGTTGTTAGAGCACCAGAGGCAGAATAA
- the ribD gene encoding bifunctional diaminohydroxyphosphoribosylaminopyrimidine deaminase/5-amino-6-(5-phosphoribosylamino)uracil reductase RibD, with translation MTDQEYMRIALQLAEGTSGQTSPNPMVGAVVVKDGNIVGMGAHLRAGEEHAEVHALQMASQNAKDATVYVTLEPCSHFGKTPPCCELLIEKGVKRVVIATLDCNPLVSGNGKRRLEEARIEVTTGVLEAEAVLLNRYFFHYMKTKRPFVTIKTAMSLDGKIATVTGESKWITGEEARADVHQYRHTHDAILVGVNTVIADNPHLTTRIPNGGKHPIRVVLDTHLRTPPSSHVITDGLAPTWIIVGKDVKKEKISSYNSKNIAIFQMETKHIEIEDLLSFLGEKQILSLFVEGGQSIHASFLKTNNFNEIVTYISPKLIGGKDAPTLFGGNGFSKLQDALSLKIQEMKQIGDDIKIVANARNEVTECLQEL, from the coding sequence ATGACAGATCAAGAATATATGAGGATTGCCCTGCAGTTAGCAGAAGGAACATCAGGACAAACAAGTCCAAATCCTATGGTTGGTGCTGTTGTTGTAAAAGATGGAAACATCGTTGGTATGGGGGCTCATTTACGAGCTGGTGAAGAACACGCAGAAGTTCATGCCCTTCAAATGGCTAGTCAGAACGCCAAAGACGCTACCGTTTATGTAACACTGGAACCGTGTAGCCACTTTGGAAAAACACCACCTTGTTGTGAATTGCTCATCGAAAAAGGAGTTAAGCGTGTGGTAATTGCTACTCTCGATTGTAATCCGCTCGTTTCTGGTAACGGAAAAAGAAGATTAGAGGAAGCTAGAATTGAAGTAACTACTGGTGTTCTTGAAGCAGAAGCAGTTTTATTAAATCGCTACTTTTTTCACTACATGAAAACGAAACGCCCTTTTGTAACAATCAAAACAGCGATGAGCTTAGATGGAAAAATAGCAACTGTAACTGGTGAAAGTAAGTGGATTACAGGTGAAGAAGCACGTGCTGATGTTCACCAATATCGCCATACACATGATGCAATTCTTGTTGGAGTGAATACAGTTATAGCTGATAATCCTCATTTAACAACAAGAATTCCAAATGGTGGGAAACATCCTATTCGCGTTGTTTTAGATACCCATTTACGAACGCCACCATCTTCTCATGTTATAACAGATGGTTTAGCACCGACATGGATTATTGTCGGTAAGGATGTAAAGAAAGAGAAGATATCTTCTTATAATTCTAAAAATATAGCTATATTCCAAATGGAAACGAAGCATATAGAAATCGAGGACCTTCTTTCCTTTCTTGGAGAGAAACAAATTCTTTCTCTATTCGTTGAAGGTGGCCAATCAATTCATGCAAGTTTCTTAAAAACAAACAATTTCAATGAAATTGTAACCTATATAAGCCCGAAATTAATTGGTGGAAAAGATGCTCCTACTTTATTTGGAGGAAATGGTTTTTCAAAATTACAAGATGCGCTTTCCTTGAAAATTCAAGAGATGAAACAAATTGGTGATGATATAAAAATCGTTGCGAATGCCCGAAACGAGGTGACGGAATGTTTACAGGAATTGTAG
- the ribE gene encoding riboflavin synthase → MFTGIVEELGTIANMQQSGEAMKLTIHAKKILSDVHLGDSIAVNGICLTVTNFTTTSFTVDAMPETMQSTSLRMLKPHSKVNLERAMSANGRFGGHFVSGHIDGIGTILTKKQHYNAVYYKIAISDELLHYCLHKGSIAVDGTSLTIFDIDEASITISLIPHTVSESVIGEKNAGDIVNIECDMIGKYIERFITKPAKRVGSMTESFLQENGFL, encoded by the coding sequence ATGTTTACAGGAATTGTAGAAGAATTAGGAACGATAGCAAACATGCAACAAAGCGGAGAAGCGATGAAATTAACGATTCATGCAAAGAAAATTTTATCAGATGTTCACTTAGGTGATAGTATCGCAGTTAACGGTATTTGCTTAACTGTAACAAACTTTACAACTACTTCATTTACAGTTGATGCAATGCCTGAAACGATGCAGTCGACATCGCTTCGCATGCTTAAACCCCACTCTAAAGTAAATTTAGAGCGGGCAATGTCTGCAAATGGAAGATTCGGTGGACATTTCGTTTCAGGACACATTGATGGCATCGGAACGATTTTAACTAAAAAACAACATTACAATGCCGTCTATTATAAAATAGCAATTTCTGATGAATTGCTACACTATTGTTTGCATAAAGGGTCCATTGCTGTTGATGGAACGAGTTTAACGATATTTGATATAGACGAAGCTTCCATAACGATTTCACTCATCCCGCACACAGTAAGCGAATCTGTCATTGGAGAAAAAAATGCCGGAGATATCGTAAATATTGAGTGTGACATGATTGGTAAATATATCGAACGCTTTATTACTAAACCTGCAAAACGAGTAGGTTCAATGACCGAAAGTTTTTTACAAGAAAACGGATTTCTATAA
- the ribBA gene encoding bifunctional 3,4-dihydroxy-2-butanone 4-phosphate synthase/GTP cyclohydrolase II yields MFHRIEEALEDLKQGKVVIVCDDENRENEGDFIALAEYITPETINFMITHGRGLVCVPITEGYAERLQLEPMVSHNTDSHHTAFTVSIDHVSTTTGISAHERATTIQELLNPASKGTDFNRPGHIFPLIAKEGGVLRRAGHTEAAVDLAKLCGAEPAGVICEIINEDGTMARVPDLIECAKQFDIKMITIEDLIAYRRHHETLVTREVEITLPTDFGTFHAIGYSNSLDTKEHIALVKGDISIGEPVLVRVHSECLTGDVFGSHRCDCGPQLHAALAQIEREGKGVLLYMRQEGRGIGLLNKLRAYKLQEEGFDTVEANEKLGFPADLRDYGIGAQILKDLGLQSLRLLTNNPRKIAGLQGYDLEVVERVPLQMPAKEENKSYLQTKVNKLGHLLNL; encoded by the coding sequence ATGTTTCATCGTATTGAAGAAGCTCTAGAAGATTTAAAACAAGGTAAAGTCGTTATCGTATGTGATGATGAAAACCGAGAAAATGAAGGCGACTTTATTGCTTTAGCAGAGTACATTACACCGGAAACAATTAATTTTATGATTACACATGGTCGTGGTCTCGTTTGTGTACCGATTACGGAAGGATACGCAGAACGTCTACAATTAGAACCAATGGTATCTCATAATACAGATTCACATCATACTGCGTTTACAGTGAGCATTGACCATGTTTCTACAACAACAGGGATTAGCGCTCACGAACGTGCAACTACGATACAAGAATTGTTAAATCCCGCATCAAAAGGCACTGATTTCAATCGACCTGGACATATCTTTCCATTAATTGCGAAAGAAGGCGGTGTCCTGCGTCGTGCAGGTCATACAGAAGCTGCTGTTGATTTAGCAAAGCTATGCGGTGCCGAACCAGCTGGAGTTATTTGCGAGATTATAAATGAGGACGGCACGATGGCACGTGTACCTGATTTAATAGAATGCGCAAAACAATTTGATATAAAAATGATTACAATAGAAGATTTAATTGCTTACCGCCGCCATCATGAAACACTTGTGACGAGAGAGGTGGAAATTACATTACCTACAGATTTCGGTACTTTCCACGCAATTGGCTATTCTAACTCATTAGATACGAAAGAACATATCGCACTTGTAAAAGGTGATATTTCAATAGGTGAACCGGTACTTGTGCGTGTTCATTCTGAATGCTTAACAGGAGATGTATTCGGTTCACATCGCTGCGATTGCGGACCACAACTCCATGCAGCACTTGCTCAAATTGAGCGTGAAGGAAAAGGTGTTCTTCTTTATATGAGACAAGAAGGAAGAGGCATTGGGCTTCTTAATAAGCTTCGTGCTTATAAATTACAAGAAGAAGGATTCGATACTGTAGAAGCAAATGAAAAACTCGGCTTCCCTGCTGATCTTCGTGATTACGGTATCGGTGCACAAATATTAAAAGATTTAGGTTTACAAAGTTTACGATTATTAACGAATAACCCAAGAAAAATTGCTGGCTTACAAGGTTACGATTTAGAAGTAGTCGAGCGTGTACCGTTGCAAATGCCAGCAAAAGAAGAGAATAAATCGTATTTACAAACGAAAGTAAACAAATTAGGACACTTACTAAACTTATAA
- the ribH gene encoding 6,7-dimethyl-8-ribityllumazine synthase → MVFEGHLVGTGLKVGVVVGRFNEFITSKLLGGALDGLKRHGVEENDIDVAWVPGAFEIPLIAKKMASSGKYDAVITLGTVIRGATTHYDYVCNEVAKGVASLSLQMDIPVIFGVLTTETIEQAIERAGTKAGNKGYESAVAAIEMAHLSKQWA, encoded by the coding sequence ATGGTATTCGAAGGTCATTTGGTTGGTACAGGATTAAAAGTTGGAGTTGTTGTTGGACGTTTTAATGAATTTATTACAAGTAAGTTACTTGGCGGCGCTTTAGACGGATTAAAGCGTCACGGTGTAGAAGAAAATGATATTGATGTTGCTTGGGTTCCTGGTGCATTTGAAATTCCTTTAATCGCTAAAAAGATGGCTAGTAGCGGAAAGTATGATGCTGTTATTACATTAGGTACTGTAATCCGAGGTGCTACAACTCACTACGATTACGTTTGTAATGAAGTAGCAAAAGGTGTTGCGTCTTTATCACTACAAATGGACATCCCAGTTATTTTCGGCGTATTAACGACAGAAACAATTGAACAAGCGATTGAACGCGCAGGTACGAAAGCTGGTAATAAAGGATATGAATCAGCTGTTGCTGCAATTGAAATGGCTCACTTATCAAAACAATGGGCATAA
- the bioB gene encoding biotin synthase — MKQVQTKRDWKKLAYDVVEEKMITKEDAIAILEADDTEVLEIMNAAYIIRHHHFGKKVKLNMIINTKSGLCPEDCGYCSQSIISEAPIDKYAWLTQEKIVEGAHEAIRRKAGTYCIVASGRRPTDKEVNHVIGAVKEIRETTDLKICCCLGFLNEDQAGRLAEAGVHRYNHNLNTHANNYDSICSTHTYDDRVDTVQKAKQAGISPCSGAIFGMGETIEERAEIAFELQRIDADSIPCNFLVAVKGTPLEGQKELTPVECLKVLAMMRFVNPTKEIRISGGREINLRSVQPIGLFAANSIFVGDYLTTAGQEPTADWGMIADLGFEIEECAL, encoded by the coding sequence ATGAAACAAGTACAAACAAAAAGGGATTGGAAAAAACTTGCATACGACGTAGTGGAAGAAAAGATGATTACGAAAGAAGATGCAATAGCGATATTAGAAGCTGATGATACAGAAGTTTTAGAAATTATGAATGCAGCTTACATTATTCGCCATCATCACTTTGGTAAGAAAGTAAAATTGAATATGATTATTAATACGAAATCTGGATTATGTCCTGAAGATTGTGGATATTGCTCACAGTCTATTATTTCAGAAGCACCAATTGATAAATATGCATGGTTAACGCAGGAGAAAATTGTAGAAGGGGCACATGAAGCAATACGCCGTAAAGCAGGTACATATTGTATTGTAGCGTCTGGTCGTCGTCCGACGGATAAAGAGGTAAATCACGTAATTGGAGCAGTTAAGGAAATTCGTGAAACGACAGACTTGAAGATTTGTTGTTGTTTAGGTTTCTTAAATGAAGATCAAGCAGGACGTTTAGCGGAAGCAGGCGTGCATCGTTATAACCACAACTTAAATACACATGCAAATAATTACGATAGTATTTGTTCAACGCATACGTATGATGATCGTGTTGATACAGTTCAAAAAGCGAAACAAGCTGGTATTTCACCATGCTCTGGAGCGATTTTTGGCATGGGAGAAACAATTGAAGAGCGTGCTGAAATTGCATTTGAATTACAACGTATAGATGCAGATTCTATCCCTTGTAATTTCCTTGTTGCTGTAAAGGGGACACCTCTTGAAGGGCAAAAAGAGTTAACGCCAGTAGAATGTTTAAAAGTACTGGCAATGATGCGTTTTGTAAACCCAACAAAAGAAATTCGTATTTCAGGAGGACGTGAAATCAATTTACGTTCTGTACAGCCAATCGGTTTATTTGCAGCAAATTCTATTTTTGTCGGGGACTACTTAACGACAGCTGGACAAGAGCCGACTGCGGACTGGGGTATGATTGCAGATTTAGGATTTGAGATTGAAGAATGTGCATTATAA
- the bioC gene encoding malonyl-ACP O-methyltransferase BioC yields MINKTLLQKRFNGAAVSYDRYANVQKKMAHSLLSILKERYSETASIRILELGCGTGYVTEQLSKLFPKAHITAVDFAESMIAIAQTRQNVKNVTFHCEDIERLRLEESYDVIISNATFQWLNNLQQVLRNLFQHLSIDGILLFSTFGHETFQELHASFQRAKEERNIKNETSIGQRFYSKDQLLHICKIETGDVHVSETCYIESFTEVKEFLHSIRKVGATNSNEGSYCQSPSLFRAMLRIYERDFTGNEGIMATYHALFMHITKEGKR; encoded by the coding sequence ATGATCAACAAAACGTTACTACAAAAACGGTTTAATGGGGCAGCCGTATCTTACGATCGATATGCAAATGTACAAAAAAAGATGGCACATTCATTACTTTCAATCTTAAAGGAACGATATAGTGAAACGGCATCAATACGTATTTTAGAACTGGGATGCGGGACGGGGTATGTAACAGAACAATTATCAAAGTTATTTCCGAAAGCACATATTACAGCAGTTGATTTTGCTGAAAGTATGATTGCGATTGCGCAAACTAGACAAAATGTAAAAAATGTAACGTTTCACTGTGAAGATATTGAGCGATTACGATTAGAAGAATCATATGATGTCATTATTTCAAATGCTACATTTCAATGGTTAAATAATTTACAACAAGTGTTAAGAAATTTATTTCAACATTTGTCTATAGATGGCATATTACTCTTTTCAACGTTTGGACATGAAACATTTCAAGAATTGCATGCTTCGTTCCAACGTGCGAAAGAAGAAAGAAATATAAAAAATGAAACATCGATTGGTCAACGTTTTTATTCAAAAGATCAGTTGCTTCATATATGTAAGATAGAAACAGGGGATGTGCATGTTTCTGAAACATGTTACATAGAGAGTTTTACAGAAGTTAAGGAGTTTCTGCATTCTATTCGAAAAGTAGGAGCAACTAATAGCAATGAAGGATCATATTGTCAAAGTCCCTCACTCTTTCGTGCGATGCTGCGCATATACGAAAGAGACTTCACGGGAAATGAAGGGATAATGGCAACGTATCATGCTTTATTTATGCATATAACAAAAGAGGGGAAGAGATGA